A window from Heteronotia binoei isolate CCM8104 ecotype False Entrance Well chromosome 15, APGP_CSIRO_Hbin_v1, whole genome shotgun sequence encodes these proteins:
- the LOC132583274 gene encoding olfactory receptor 11G2-like yields the protein MEFTNRTAVQEFILVGFETGRLQRLLLLSFFTLLYLLAVAENITIITLVHLDTHLSRFPMYILLSNFSWLEICYVSTTVPRMLFDLASSHKIISFSSCFVQFYVFFSLGSTECFFLSAMALDRYLAICHPLRYPQIMSPNFCYALITVCWVLGFVTYIVPVTLISKMSFCGPNLIDHFVCDPGPILALACPPLATAPLISQIFMDVLVILGNIVFVVLSYGSVIVTLMKNSSKGNRLKSFSTISFHLTVVTLFYGPVAGLYVMPSGEIDSNVIKIVTVFYTAITPVLNPMIYCLRNDQVKEALCRLWRRNIVFLH from the coding sequence ATGGAGTTCACCAACAGGACTGCAGTTCAGGAATTCATTTTGGTGGGCTTTGAAACTGGGCGGCTGCAACGACTCCTGCTCCTCAGCTTTTTCACTCTCCTTTACCTGCTCGCCGTGGCTGAGAACATCACCATCATCACGCTGGTGCATCTTGACACCCACTTGTCCCGGTTTCCCATGtacatcctgctgagcaacttctcctggctggagatctgctatgtgAGCACCACTGTGCCCCGCATGCTCTTCGACCTGGCATCATCCCACAAGATCATCTCCTTCAGTTCCTGCTTCGTCCAGTTCTACGTCTTCTTCTCTCTCGGCAGCACTGAATGTTTCTTTCTGTCAGCCATGGCCTTGGATCGGTACTTGGCCATCTGCCATCCACTGCGCTATCCACAAATCATGTCCCCAAATTTTTGCTATGCCCTGATAACTGTTTGTTGGGTCCTTGGCTTCGTGACGTACATTGTCCCAGTGACACTGATCTCCAAGATGTCCTTCTGTGGTCCTAACCTGATTGACCATTTTGTGTGTGATCCTGGGCCCATTCTGGCTTTGGCTTGCCCTCCTCTAGCAACTGCTCCTCTCATTAGTCAGATTTTCATGGATGTTTTGGTGATCCTGGGTAATATTGTGTTTGTTGTGCTGTCCTATGGCTCTGTGATTGTCACCTTGATGAAAAACTCTAGCAAAGGTAATCGGTTAAAATCCTTCTCCACCATATCCTTTCACTTAACGGTGGTGACTCTTTTCTATGGCCCAGTGGCTGGGTTATATGTCATGCCAAGTGGAGAAATTGATTCAAATGTCATTAAGATAGTGACAGTATTCTATACTGCCATAACACCCGTCCTTAACCCCATGATTTACTGCCTGAGGAATGATCAGGTAAAGGAAGCACTATGCAGGCTGTGGAGAAGAAACATCGTATTTTTGCATTAA